Below is a genomic region from Rhizobium sp. 9140.
TCGCGGATGCCGATATCGCTTTTGAACGTGTCGGACGCCGTCACCACCGTCCCGTGGCGGATCACCGTATCGAAGCGCATCGTCGTCTCCTTCTTCCTTGTGGTCAGTGCGGCCCGCTCAGCTGGCCTTTGCAAGCCCGGCGTCACCGGCAAGGATACGGTCAAGCGCTTCCGTGAAGCGATCGACCTCCTCCAGCGTGTTGTAGTGGACCATCGACACGCGCAGCATGCCGCCATGGTCGGTGAGGCCGAGATATTCCGCAAGGCGGCGGGAGTGGAAATCGCCGAAGCGCATGGCGATCTTCTCCGCGTCCATCGCCTTGCAAAGCGCGCTTGCATCTCGGCCATCGAAGCGGAAGGCGATGGTCGGCACGCGCGTATCGTCGCGGTTGGTCGCCTGCCCGACGATACGGCAGTCATTGCGCGCCCGAAGATAGACGAGGAGCCGCTCGGCGAGCGCATTCTCCTGTGCCGTTATGGCCGAGAAGGCGGCCTCGATCTTCTGGCGGGTCGTGCCGCTCTCGCCGGCCTGCTCGCCGAGCGTCACGAGATAATCAACGATGCCGCAGGTGGCGTAGGCAAGTTCATAGTTCGGGTTGCCCGGCTCCAGCTTCCCCGGCACTTTGTCCTTGCCGTAGAAGTAGTGGTAGAGGGTGTCGAGCTCCAGCAGCAGATCGTATTTGCCGTACATCAGCGCGTAGTGAGGACCGTAGGTCTTGTAGAGGCTGAAGACGTAATAGTCGGCGTCGAAGGCCTGTACGTCCACCGCGCGGTGTGGCGCATAGGCGACGGCGTCGACGCAGATCCGGGCGCCGCGCGCATGCACGAAGTCGGCGATCTCGCGGATCGGATTGACCGAGCCGAGGATGTTGGAGACGTGGGTGACGCAGACGAGCTTCGTGCGCTCGC
It encodes:
- a CDS encoding cysteine desulfurase-like protein; the protein is MATMPPLDLDYVRSQFPGLAKGWAFFDNAGGSQILKGALDRINTFLIDKNVQIGGSYDVSQEAARALYEARTAAMHLVNAGRPEEIVFGSSTTVLLQNLARAMQSQLSPGDEIIITVSDHESNIGPWDRLQAAGIRLKIWPLNTETMTLDLDDLAPLMSERTKLVCVTHVSNILGSVNPIREIADFVHARGARICVDAVAYAPHRAVDVQAFDADYYVFSLYKTYGPHYALMYGKYDLLLELDTLYHYFYGKDKVPGKLEPGNPNYELAYATCGIVDYLVTLGEQAGESGTTRQKIEAAFSAITAQENALAERLLVYLRARNDCRIVGQATNRDDTRVPTIAFRFDGRDASALCKAMDAEKIAMRFGDFHSRRLAEYLGLTDHGGMLRVSMVHYNTLEEVDRFTEALDRILAGDAGLAKAS